The genomic DNA ATCGACGCCTGCCGTTCCTTCTGATGTGCGTTGCGTTTCTCATCGCCGCGCTCACATCGGTACTGCTGCTCAACATTCAGGTCTCGAGCGGTCAGTACGAGTTGGTCAAGCTGCGTTCCGCGCAGACGTCCTTGGTCCAGGAAAACGAGGCATTGACTCAAGAGGTGCAATACCTGGAGGCGCCACAGAATATCGCCTCAAAGGCGGCTGAACTGGGCATGGTGCCGGCTGGCAACGTCGCGGCCATCGACCTCTCGACCGGAGAAGTTTCAGGTGTCGCTACGGCGGCCGGTTCCGAGGACACAGTAACGTCGCTGTTGAGCGGACCGGAGCGTCCGTTCACGGAACCGGCCCCGGTGTCTTCCGTCGGTTCGGGCACTGACAATCCACCGGCTTCGGGTGCGGAGTCATCGTCCCCGGCATCCGAGTCGGCCGGAGCTGAGAAGCCAGCCGAAGAACCGCAAACACCTGCACAGGGCAGCAAGCCAACGTTTAGCTCGGAGGAGCTGAACGGCGGAACGATTCCGGCACCTCAGGTATCGGACGCACACGACGGATAGGCGAGCAGATCGCCGCGAGAGCACACGGGGAGAAATAGGTATGGCGCCCACGCGGAAACCTCGGCTACGTGAACGCGGCGTGACTCGGCTCCGGGCTGGCCTCGCGGTGTGTCTGGTGCTGTTGCTGCTGCTGTCAGGACGGTTGTTCTTCCTCCAGGGGCTAGATCCAGAAGCGGTGGCTCAGGAAGCCACTAGCAACCGTACGCGTACTGTGCAGATTGACCCCGCCCGCGGGGACATTCTTGATGCGCATGGTCGGACCCTCGCGACGTCGGTGATTCGCTACGACCTCGTCGTCGATCAGAAGTGGTATGAGGAGGAATTCACCCGGCGTAATCAGGAGACGGGGGAGCGTGAAGACGTGACAATTCACTCCGTCATCGGCGAGCTGGAGCCGCTCCTCGGCGTCGACGCTGAGACGCTCCGCGCCTCGCTCATCCCGACCGATCCGGAAGACCCAGTGCGCTACTCGGTGGTCGCGAAAAGCGTGACGCCCGAGGTCAAGGAGCGCGTGTTGGAACTTGGCATCCCGGGCATGACCACCAAGCAGCGCAGTGACCGTCAATACCCGAACGCGTCTCTCGCGGGAACGCTGCTCGGTTTTCTCAGCGCCGCGTCGCTGAACGAGGCCGAGCAGGAGACCGGAGCCGAGGGGATTGAACTCACTCAGGAAGAGCACTTGGCCGGTACTCCCGGTGAACGCACGTTCGAAGTCGGTGCCGACGGGATTCGCATTCCCATGGCGACGTATTCGGAGACACCTGCCGTCGACGGACAGGACGTCAAGCTCACCATCGATAGCGATATTCAGTGGGCGGCACAGAACGCCGTGATGCAAAAGCAAGAGCAATACAATCCGGACTTCGTCGCGGCCATCGTCATGGAAATTGAGACGGGCAATCTCATTGCCGTGGCTGATTCCACGTCCGTCGACCCGAATGACCCGGCCGCTACCGAGGGTGAGTTCCGCCGATCCAAGGCCTTACTTCACGCGTTTGAACCGGGGTCCACGGGCAAGCTGGCCACGTTCGCCGCGGCCCTCGATGCGGGCAAGGTGACACCCACAGAGGCGTTCGAGGTGCCGAATGCCTACACCGTACAAAATGAGACGATCAACGACTCGCTAGAGCATGCGACGTACGACATGACGGCAGCAGGAATCTTCGCCCGGTCCTACAACACCGGCACGGTGATGATCGGTAATCGCCTGAGCAATGAAGAACGCTACGACTTTTTCCAGAAGTTCGGCGTCGGCCAGTATCTGCCGATCGGGTTGCCGGTGAGCCAAGGTATTTTTGCCGACCCGGCCGTGTGGGATCGTCGGCAGCAATTCACCACCATGTTTGGTCAGGCCTACACCCAAACCCTCCTCCACACGGCCATGCAGTTCGGGTCGATCGCCAATGATGGCCTCAAGGTGCAGCCGCGGCTCGTCGACGCCTACATCGACCCGGATGGCACCGAGCATGAAGCCGAATCCCCAGCACCGGAGCGCGTGGTTTCTCAGGAGACGTCGGACATCCTGCTCGGCATGATGGAAACGGTGGTGACCAACGGTACGGCTCAGGGGGCCGCCATCGACGGCTATCGGGTCGGCGGCAAGACGGGCACTGGCCAGGCGGCCGGGCCCAACGGCGGCTACGACGGCTACACCAGTTCCTTCACGGGCGTCGCCCCCTTGGATGATCCGAAGTACGTGGTGGCTGTCACGATGCATCGGCCCCAGGGCAACTGGAGGGACTGGAGCGTCACGGATACCTTTAAAACCATCATGGAGCAGACTCTGAACACCTACGACGTCCCGCCGTCGAACAGCGCACCGGACCCGTACAAGGTCTTTATCGGCGATCGCCAAGACTACGGCTGGGAGTAGGGAATGCCCACCGACCTCTCTACCGCCGAGCGCGCCTTTCGCCCGGTTCATCCGCCGCGGGTGCGCCTGAGCGACATCGCCCGCGCCGTGCCCGCTCTGTCCGTGACGGACGACGCCGTCGTCAGTGGTGTGTGCCTCGATTCCCGAGCTGTGCAAGCGGGGGACCTCTACATCGGGCTCCCCGGCGCCCGAGCGCACGGGGCCACCTTTTCCGACGCGGCGGCCGCCGCCGGCGCGGCCGCGATCCTCACGGATGACGAGGGCCTTGCAGCAGCCGCGGCGACCGGCTTGCCCGTGGTGAGCACGACGTCGGTGCGCGCGGTGATCGGTGACGTGTCCGCGTGTGTCTTCGGAACCCAGTCCGATGCGCCCGCCCTCTTCGGGGTGACCGGCACGAACGGCAAGACCACCACGACCTATTTTCTCCGCTCGCTCCTGAATGCTCTGGGGCGGAGCACAGGACTGATCGGAACGATTGAGATCGTCGCGGGGCAGACCCCCATTCCGTCAGTTCTCACGACCCCCGAAGCGACGCAACTCCATGCGCTGCTCGCGCGAATGCGGGACGGCGGCATCGACGCCACGGCGATGGAGGTGTCCTCTCATGCCTTGGACTACGGGCGGGTCGCGGGCCTGCGCTACGCCGTGGCAGGTTTCACCCAACTCACTCAGGATCATTTGGATCTGCACGGCACGATGGAGGAGTACTTCGCCTCCAAAGCGCGCCTCTTTGAGCCGGAGACGAGCCGCGCCGCGGTCGTCACCGTGGACGACGCGTGGGGGCGGCTCCTGGCCGCGCGGCGTCGAGAGACCGGCTCCCACGTTCTGACGCTCGCCACCCGAGACGACGGCGCGGAGGCCGACTGGACGGTGACGGACGTGGCTGCTCACGGATTAGGCCACGAGTTCACGTTGCGGAACGCTACAGGCGACGCCGTGAGCGCCCGGGTGGGGCTGCCAGGGGACTTCAACGTCTCTAACGCGGCGCTGGCCCTGACGATGATCTTGGCCTCTGGGATCGGTGTGGCCGCTCTCCAGCAGGCTCTCGACGAGCAGGATCCGCTCTCCGTTGCGGTGCCGGGACGGATGCAGGTGATCTCCCACCGGCCGGCCGCCGTGGTGGACTTTGCTCACAACGCTGATGCGCTCCAACGTGCTATTGCTGCGGTGCGTCCAGCGTCCGGCCGAGTCATCACCGTGTTCGGGGCTACGGGGGACCGGGACGCCACGAAGCGGCCCGTGATGGGGGCGGTCGCCGCCGAGTGCAGCGACGTCGTGATCATCACCGATGACGATCCGCATAGCGAGGATCCAGCGGCCATCCGCTCGGACGTCCTCGCCGGGGCGCGCCAGGCCGTAACGGACCAGTCCCTGACCACAGCCGTGATCGAGGCGTCCCCGCGGGCCGCTGCCATCCGTCACGCGGTTCAGCTCGCCACCGAAGAGGACACCATCCTCGTGGCTGGGCGTGGGCATGAGACGGTGCAGGACGTCGCCGGCGTCGATCATGCGCTCGACGATCGTACGGAGCTCAGCGCAGCGCTGGTCGCCGCGGGATTCACACCGATCGCCTCCAACGAGACCAGCACCACCGCCTCAGAAGCCGACGGCCAGCGTGGTGAGGGAGTAAAGTCCTCATAGCCATGATTGAACTCAACACAGCCCAGATCGCCGAGATCACCGGCGGCCGCCTCAGCGCTACCGCGGACCCAGCCGCTCGGATCATGGGCGTCGATACCGACTCGCGTCAGATGCAGCCCGGATGGCTCTTTGTGGCCAAGCCCGGTGAAGTCTCTGACGGACACCATTTCATTGACCAAGCGTTCGCAGCTGGCGCGCGCCTGGCGCTGACCGAGCGCGTCACGCTGGATGCGAGTGGCAACGAGCACCCGGCTGTCATCGTCGAAGACGCCGTGGACGCCATGGGCCTCATCGCGGCCCATCAGGTGGCCTATCTCAAGGCCCGCGGCGCGCGCGTTGTCGGCATTACCGGCTCGGCGGGCAAAACCACCACCAAAGACCTTCTCGCGGCCGTTCTCTCGACCGACGGTGAAACGCTCTCACCCGTTGGCTCCTACAACGGCGAAGTCGGCGTTCCCCTGACGGTCTTCCGTGCGGAGGAGACGACGCGCAATCTCGTCATTGAGATGGGCGCGACAGGGATCGGCCACATTACCTATCTCACGGACATGGTCGTCCCTGACGTGGGCGTCGTCCTCTGCGTGGGCACGGCACACGCCGGCGAATTCGGCGGTGTGGACAACATTGAGCAGGCCAAAGGTGAATTGGTCGAGGCCCTCAGCGCTGACGGCACCGCCGTCGTGAACCTTGACGACGCGCGCGTCGCCCGGATGCGTCAGCGAACTCAAGCGCGCATCGTCGGATTCGGCATTGACCCGGCGCCACAAGAGCACGAGGTCCTCGGAGCGAGCGATGTTTCGGTGGGCGCGAATGGATGCCCAGAGTTTGACCTGACGTTCCCCGATGGGTCCCGTCACCACGTTCAGTCAGGGTTGATGGGGCGCCACCACGTGTACAACGTCTTGGCCGCTGCGGCCGCCGGTTATGCTCTCGGGGTGGCGCCAGCGACGATTGTCGAGCAACTTGACGGCCGTGGGCCAGCGAGCCGCTGGCGCATGGAGCGGACGGAGCGGCCCGACGGCGTCACCGTCATCAATGACGCCTACAACGCGAATCCGGAATCCATGCGCGCTGCTCTGCAGACGCTCGCCGAGCTGGGACTGCCCGACGGCGACGGCGCCGCTCGCCGTACGTGGGCGGTGCTGGGCCCCATGCTGGAACTTGGCGACGAATCCCTCCTCGAGCACGACCTTCTGGGCCGCCAGGCGGTGCGGTTGAACATCAAGAAGCTCGTGGTCATCGGTGCTGAGGCCAAGCCCGCGTACAACTCGGCAGTCCTGGAGGGTAGCTGGGGGGACGAGGCGTACTACGTCGAGACCTGCGACGAAGCTGCGGCTTTGCTGCAGCGTGAAATCGCCAGCGGGGATATCGTATTGTTCAAGTCGTCCAACTCGGCAGGCTTGCGGCACTTGGGCGATCAGGTAGCGCAGGCACATCCGAACGCCGCCCTTGTCGAGGAGAGCTCAGAATGATTGCACTACTTTTGGGCGCTTCGATTGCGCTGCTTCTCTCCTTCATTGGCACGCCCGTCTTGATCCGCCTGTTGGTCCGGCGCCAGTACGGCCAGTTTGTCCGCGATGACGGGCCGACGTCCCACCACACCAAGCGGGGGACCCCCACCATGGGCGGTGCCATGATTGTGCTGTCCGTCGTCGTGGCGTACTTCCTGACCCATGGGATCCGCATGCTCACGGCAGAGCATGCCACCGGGCCGACGGCGTCTGGCTTGCTGCTGCTCTTCCTCATGGTGGGTATGGGCCTCGTGGGCTTCCTCGACGACTTTACGAAGATCTCCAAGCAACGCAGTCTGGGGCTCACGGCGTGGCAGAAGGTCTTCGGCCAAGCAGTCGTGGGCATCGCCTTTGCGTTGCTGGCATTGCAGTTCCCGGACGATAAGGGACTGACTCCGGCCTCGCTGAACATCTCCTTTATCCGCGATATCCCGTGGCTGGACCTTGCCTTCTTCGGCCCGGTCATCGGCGCCATCCTGTTTGTGATCTGGGCGAACCTCATCGCCACCGCCACGACGAACGGCGTCAATGTCACCGATGGGCTCGACGGACTGGCCACCGGCGCTTCGATCATGGTGTTTGGGGCTTACACGCTCATGGGAATCTGGCAATACAATCAGGCCTGTGGCTCTTCCCGGTCGATCGGTTCCGTGTGTTACGAGGTGCGGGATCCCATGGATCTCGCCCTGCTCGGAGCCATTCTGTGCGGTGCGCTGATTGGCTTCCTGTGGTGGAACACCTCGCCAGCCCATATTTTCATGGGCGACACGGGCTCGCTGGCCATTGGCGGCGCCCTGGCGGCCTTCGCCATCCTTTCCCGCACTGAGTTGCTGCTCCTGGTGCTGGCGGGCCTCTTCGTCATCATCACGCTGTCCGTCATCATTCAGGTGGGGTACTTCAAGATCTCTGGTGGTCAGCGCGTGTTCCTGATGGCTCCGCTGCAGCATCACTTCGAGCTGAAGGGATGGGCCGAGGTCACCGTCGTGGTCCGCTTCTGGATCGTGGCCGGGCTCTTCGTGGCGGCCGGTCTGGGAATCTTCTATGCCGAATGGGTGGTGGGGCTCTAAATGACGTCGCTCGACGAACTGACCAGTTGGGATGCGGACTTTACCGGGCTTCGCGTGGTCGTCGCCGGCCTCGGAGCCAGCGGCTTCTCCGCCGCCGACACGCTGATTGAACTCGGCGCGCGCGTCGTCGTCGTGGACGGGCGTGATTCGGAAGAGAACGCCCAGCGCGGGGACACGCTGAAGATCGTCGGCGCCGCCGACGTCCTCTTGGGCGCTGAGCACCAGGACCGGTTGCCGAAGATCGACGGCGAAGAGGCGGACCTCGTGGTCGTCTCGCCTGGCTGGAACCCCCGCCAGCCGCTCATCGCAGAAGCCGAGGCTGCCTCGATTCCGGTCTGGGGCGACGTCGAACTCGCGTGGCGTGTGCGTCAGCGGGAGGGCCGGCCGACGGCCGAGTGGCTGGTGCTGACCGGAACCAATGGCAAGACGACCACCGTGTCGATGGCCGAATCCATGTTGCAGGCCGCCGGGCTGCGCGCTCTCGCCGTCGGCAACGTCGGCACCCCTATTCTGGACGCGATCCGCGATCCGCAGGGCTATGACGTGCTCGTCGTTGAACTCTCCAGTTTTCAGCTGCACTACACGCACACGATGTCCCCGCTCGCGTCCGTGGTGCTCAACCTCGCCGAGGATCACGTGGATTGGCACGGTTCTTTCGAGGCCTATCGGGAGGCGAAGGCGCGGATCTACGAACGCACGCGCGTCGCAGCGATCTTCAATGCACAGGCGCCGGAGACCATCCGGATGGTGGAGAACGCCGACGTGATCGAGGGCTGCCGGGCGATCGGATTCACCACGGACGTGCCAGCTCGCAGCATGGTGGGCCTCGCCGAGGGCCTCTTGGTCGATCGGGCCTACCTCGAGGACCGGGCCAATTCAGCGATCGAGCTCGCGACTTTGGAGGACGTCGGCGAATTGGCCGCGCGGCACAACGTGGCCAACGCCCTGGCGGCGGCGGCCCTCGTGCGCGCTTATGGCGTGCCGCCGGAGTCCATCCGGGACGGATTGCGGTCCTACCAACCGGGCGATCATCGGATCCAGGCCGTCGCGCGGCGCGACGACATCCTGTGGATCAACGATTCGAAGGCCACCAACCCTCATGCCGCCGCCGCATCCCTCTCGTCGTTCCGGTCTGTCGTCTGGATCGCCGGCGGGCTGTCTAAGGGTGTTGACTACCACGATTTGATTGCGGACAACGCGGATCGCTTGCGCGCCGTCGTGACCATCGGCCTAGACACCGCGGATCTTGAGGCGGCACTGAGAGAACACGCTCCGAATGTGCCCGTCTTGCCCACCGGGGTGAGAGACACTGGAGAAGGCCAGCAGGATGCCTCACCGGGCGCCGTGATGCGGCGCGCGGTGGAACGCGCGGCGGAGGTCGCGCAAGCCGGGGACACGGTCTTGATGGCGCCCGCGGCGG from Zhihengliuella flava includes the following:
- a CDS encoding peptidoglycan D,D-transpeptidase FtsI family protein, which codes for MTRLRAGLAVCLVLLLLLSGRLFFLQGLDPEAVAQEATSNRTRTVQIDPARGDILDAHGRTLATSVIRYDLVVDQKWYEEEFTRRNQETGEREDVTIHSVIGELEPLLGVDAETLRASLIPTDPEDPVRYSVVAKSVTPEVKERVLELGIPGMTTKQRSDRQYPNASLAGTLLGFLSAASLNEAEQETGAEGIELTQEEHLAGTPGERTFEVGADGIRIPMATYSETPAVDGQDVKLTIDSDIQWAAQNAVMQKQEQYNPDFVAAIVMEIETGNLIAVADSTSVDPNDPAATEGEFRRSKALLHAFEPGSTGKLATFAAALDAGKVTPTEAFEVPNAYTVQNETINDSLEHATYDMTAAGIFARSYNTGTVMIGNRLSNEERYDFFQKFGVGQYLPIGLPVSQGIFADPAVWDRRQQFTTMFGQAYTQTLLHTAMQFGSIANDGLKVQPRLVDAYIDPDGTEHEAESPAPERVVSQETSDILLGMMETVVTNGTAQGAAIDGYRVGGKTGTGQAAGPNGGYDGYTSSFTGVAPLDDPKYVVAVTMHRPQGNWRDWSVTDTFKTIMEQTLNTYDVPPSNSAPDPYKVFIGDRQDYGWE
- a CDS encoding UDP-N-acetylmuramoyl-L-alanyl-D-glutamate--2,6-diaminopimelate ligase, whose translation is MPTDLSTAERAFRPVHPPRVRLSDIARAVPALSVTDDAVVSGVCLDSRAVQAGDLYIGLPGARAHGATFSDAAAAAGAAAILTDDEGLAAAAATGLPVVSTTSVRAVIGDVSACVFGTQSDAPALFGVTGTNGKTTTTYFLRSLLNALGRSTGLIGTIEIVAGQTPIPSVLTTPEATQLHALLARMRDGGIDATAMEVSSHALDYGRVAGLRYAVAGFTQLTQDHLDLHGTMEEYFASKARLFEPETSRAAVVTVDDAWGRLLAARRRETGSHVLTLATRDDGAEADWTVTDVAAHGLGHEFTLRNATGDAVSARVGLPGDFNVSNAALALTMILASGIGVAALQQALDEQDPLSVAVPGRMQVISHRPAAVVDFAHNADALQRAIAAVRPASGRVITVFGATGDRDATKRPVMGAVAAECSDVVIITDDDPHSEDPAAIRSDVLAGARQAVTDQSLTTAVIEASPRAAAIRHAVQLATEEDTILVAGRGHETVQDVAGVDHALDDRTELSAALVAAGFTPIASNETSTTASEADGQRGEGVKSS
- a CDS encoding UDP-N-acetylmuramoyl-tripeptide--D-alanyl-D-alanine ligase; this encodes MIELNTAQIAEITGGRLSATADPAARIMGVDTDSRQMQPGWLFVAKPGEVSDGHHFIDQAFAAGARLALTERVTLDASGNEHPAVIVEDAVDAMGLIAAHQVAYLKARGARVVGITGSAGKTTTKDLLAAVLSTDGETLSPVGSYNGEVGVPLTVFRAEETTRNLVIEMGATGIGHITYLTDMVVPDVGVVLCVGTAHAGEFGGVDNIEQAKGELVEALSADGTAVVNLDDARVARMRQRTQARIVGFGIDPAPQEHEVLGASDVSVGANGCPEFDLTFPDGSRHHVQSGLMGRHHVYNVLAAAAAGYALGVAPATIVEQLDGRGPASRWRMERTERPDGVTVINDAYNANPESMRAALQTLAELGLPDGDGAARRTWAVLGPMLELGDESLLEHDLLGRQAVRLNIKKLVVIGAEAKPAYNSAVLEGSWGDEAYYVETCDEAAALLQREIASGDIVLFKSSNSAGLRHLGDQVAQAHPNAALVEESSE
- the mraY gene encoding phospho-N-acetylmuramoyl-pentapeptide-transferase; its protein translation is MIALLLGASIALLLSFIGTPVLIRLLVRRQYGQFVRDDGPTSHHTKRGTPTMGGAMIVLSVVVAYFLTHGIRMLTAEHATGPTASGLLLLFLMVGMGLVGFLDDFTKISKQRSLGLTAWQKVFGQAVVGIAFALLALQFPDDKGLTPASLNISFIRDIPWLDLAFFGPVIGAILFVIWANLIATATTNGVNVTDGLDGLATGASIMVFGAYTLMGIWQYNQACGSSRSIGSVCYEVRDPMDLALLGAILCGALIGFLWWNTSPAHIFMGDTGSLAIGGALAAFAILSRTELLLLVLAGLFVIITLSVIIQVGYFKISGGQRVFLMAPLQHHFELKGWAEVTVVVRFWIVAGLFVAAGLGIFYAEWVVGL
- the murD gene encoding UDP-N-acetylmuramoyl-L-alanine--D-glutamate ligase; translation: MTSLDELTSWDADFTGLRVVVAGLGASGFSAADTLIELGARVVVVDGRDSEENAQRGDTLKIVGAADVLLGAEHQDRLPKIDGEEADLVVVSPGWNPRQPLIAEAEAASIPVWGDVELAWRVRQREGRPTAEWLVLTGTNGKTTTVSMAESMLQAAGLRALAVGNVGTPILDAIRDPQGYDVLVVELSSFQLHYTHTMSPLASVVLNLAEDHVDWHGSFEAYREAKARIYERTRVAAIFNAQAPETIRMVENADVIEGCRAIGFTTDVPARSMVGLAEGLLVDRAYLEDRANSAIELATLEDVGELAARHNVANALAAAALVRAYGVPPESIRDGLRSYQPGDHRIQAVARRDDILWINDSKATNPHAAAASLSSFRSVVWIAGGLSKGVDYHDLIADNADRLRAVVTIGLDTADLEAALREHAPNVPVLPTGVRDTGEGQQDASPGAVMRRAVERAAEVAQAGDTVLMAPAAASMDQFASYAQRGNAFIEAVSELMEDPGRGGEAESEGS